A genomic stretch from Lepisosteus oculatus isolate fLepOcu1 chromosome 7, fLepOcu1.hap2, whole genome shotgun sequence includes:
- the mgat4c gene encoding alpha-1,3-mannosyl-glycoprotein 4-beta-N-acetylglucosaminyltransferase C, which produces MRLIRKYLDKMRCFRKRSAIPFLGALITCLLFVNLYIEDAYVLEEDKRQLREASMHQLNSERYVPTFKDLSNFTGTINVTFRYLAGSPLARKKYLTIGLSSVKRKRGNYLLETIKSIFDQSSYEELKEIVVVVHLADFDLAWCECLVQDISRKFAHHIIAGRLLVIHAPEEYYPALDGLKRNYNDPEDRVRFRSKQNIDYAFLLSFCSNLSDYYMMLEDDVRCAKNFLTAMKKVITSREGSYWVTLEFSKLGYIGKLYHSHDLPRLAHFLLMFYQEMPCDWLLIHFRGLLAQKDVIRFKPSLFQHMGYYSSYKGAENKLKDDDFEEDSFDIPDNPSANLYTNINVFENYDASKAYSSGDEYFWGKSPSTGDFFLIVFDKSTKINRIKIVTGTDDRQNDILHHGALEVGEKIVGTKKGKQCSAFITLGEFKNGNIEVLDVEHKISFDIECVRIVVTASQKEWLIIRSISLWTTQPSN; this is translated from the exons GAAGAGGACAAGAGACAGCTACGAGAAGCATCAATGCATCAACTGAATTCTGAACGCTATGTTCCTACATTTAAAGACTTATCTAACTTCACTGGAACTATAAATGTCACATTCCGCTACCTTGCTGGATCACCTTTAGCTAGAAAAA aaTACTTAACCATTGGACTTTCatctgtgaaaagaaaaagagggaACTATTTACTAGAaacaataaaatcaatttttgaCCAGTCAAGTTATGAAGAACTAAAAGAGATTGTAGTTGTTGTTCACCTTGCAGACTTTGATTTGGCATGGTGTGAATGTTTAGTGCAAGACATCTCCAGAAAGTTTGCCCACCATATTATAGCTGGGAGACTACTGGTTATACATGCTCCTGAAGAGTACTATCCAGCTTTAGATGGATTAAAGAGAAACTATAATGACCCTGAAGACAGGGTCAGGTTCCGATCTAAACAAAACATTGACTATGCCTTCCTTTTAAGCTTTTGCAGCAATCTCTCGGATTATTATATGATGCTGGAAGATGATGTCCGATGCGCAAAAAACTTCTTAACTGCTATGAAAAAAGTCATTACCTCACGGGAAGGATCCTACTGGGTTACACTTGAGTTTTCCAAGTTGGGATACATTGGGAAACTATACCACTCGCATGATCTTCCACGTTTGGCTCACTTTCTCTTGATGTTCTACCAGGAAATGCCATGTGATTGGCTTCTCATTCACTTTAGAGGGCTTCTTGCACAAAAGGATGTCATACGATTCAAGCCATCTCTGTTTCAGCACATGGGTTACTATTCTTCTTACAAGGGAGCTGAGAACAAATTAAAGGATGATGACTTTGAAGAGGACTCTTTTGATATTCCTGATAATCCATCTGCCAATCTGTATAcaaatattaatgtatttgaaaattatgATGCCAGTAAAGCATACAGCAGTGGAGATGAGTACTTCTGGGGCAAGTCACCTTCTACAGGAGActtctttttaattgtatttgatAAGTCAACCAAGATTAACAGAATAAAAATTGTCACCGGCACAGATGACCGTCAAAATGATATTTTGCATCATGGAGCCTTAGAAGTTGGGGAGAAAATTGTGGGtactaaaaaaggaaaacagtgtTCAGCTTTCATTACCTTAGGTGAATTTAAAAATGGGAACATTGAAGTCCTGGATGTGGAACATaaaatttcatttgatattgaATGTGTAAGAATTGTTGTGACAGCTAGTCAAAAGGAGTGGCTGATTATAAGAAGTATAAGCCTCTGGACTACACAGCCCtcaaattaa